A genomic region of Macaca thibetana thibetana isolate TM-01 chromosome 14, ASM2454274v1, whole genome shotgun sequence contains the following coding sequences:
- the PLCB3 gene encoding 1-phosphatidylinositol 4,5-bisphosphate phosphodiesterase beta-3, which produces MAGAQPGVHALQLEPPTVVETLRRGSKFIKWDEETSSRNLVTLRVDPSGFFLYWTGPNMEVDTLDISSIRDTRTGRYARLPKDPKIREVLGFGGPDARLEEKLMTVVSGPDPVNTVFLNFMAVQDDTAKVWSEELFKLAMNILAQNASRNTFLRKAYTKLKLQVNQDGRIPVKNILKMFSADKKRVETALESCGLNFNRSESIRPDEFSLEIFERFLNKLCLRPDIDKILLEIGAKGKPYLTLEQLMDFINQKQRDPRLNEVLYPPLRPSQARLLIEKYEPNQQFLERDQMSMEGFSRYLGGEENGILPLEALDLSADMTQPLSAYFINSSHNTYLTAGQLAGTSSVEMYRQVLLWGCRCVELDVWKGRPPEEEPFITHGFTMTTEVPLRDVLEAIAETAFKTSPYPVILSFENHVDSAKQQAKMAEYCRSIFGDALLIEPVDKYPLAPGVPLPSPQDLMGRILVKNKKRHRPSTGGPDSAGRKRPLEQSNSALSESSAATEPSSPQLGSPSSDSCPGLSNGEEGALEKPSLEPRKSLGEEGLNRGPYALGPADREDEEEDEEEEEQTDPKKPTTDEGTASSEVNATEEMSTLVNYIEPVKFKSFEAARKRNKCFEMSSFVETKAMEQLTKSPMEFVEYNKQQLSRIYPKGTRVDSSNYMPQLFWNVGCQLVALNFQTLDVAMQLNAGVFEYNGRSGYLLKPEFMRRPDKSFDPFTEVIVDGIVANALRVKVISGQFLSDRKVGIYVEVDMFGLPVDTRRKYRTRTSQGNSFNPVWDEEPFDFPKVVLPTLASLRIAAFEEGGKFVGHRILPVSAIRSGYHYVCLRNEANQPLCLPALLIYTEASDYIPDDHQDYAEALINPIKHVSLMDQRARQLAALIGESEAQAGQEMCQDTQSQQLGSQLSPNPTPSPLDASPRRPPGPTASPASTSLSSPGQRDDLIASILSEVAPTPLDELRGHKALVKLQSRQERDLRELRKKHQRKAVTLTRRLLDGLAQAQAEGRCQLRPGALGGAADVEDTKEGEDEAKRYQEFQNRQVQSLLELREAQVDAEAQRRLEHLRQALQRLREVVLDANTTQFKRLKEMNEREKKELQKILDRKRHNSISEAKTRDKHKKEAELTEINRRHITESVNSIRRLEEAQKQRHDRLVAGQQQVLQQLAEEEPKLLAQLAQECQEQRARLPQEIRRSLLGEMPEGLGDGLLVACASNGHAPGSSGHLSGADSESQEENTQL; this is translated from the exons GAGACCTCCAGTCGGAACCTGGTGACCCTGCGTGTGGACCCCAGTGGCTTCTTCTTGTACTGGACAGGCCCCAACATG GAGGTGGACACACTGGACATCAGTTCCATCAGGGACACACGGACAGGCCGGTACGCCCGTCTGCCCAAG GACCCCAAGATCCGGGAAGTTCTGGGCTTTGGGGGTCCCGATGCCCGGCTGGAGGAGAAGCTGATGACGGTGGTGTCTGGGCCGGACCCAGTGAACACAGTGTTCTTGAACTTCATGGCCGTGCAGGATGACACAGCCAAG GTCTGGTCCGAGGAGCTGTTCAAGCTGGCTATGAACATCCTGGCTCAGAACGCCTCCCGGAACACCTTCCTGCGCAAAGC ATACACAAAGCTGAAGCTGCAGGTGAACCAGGATGGTCGGATCCCCGTCAAGAA CATCCTGAAGATGTTCTCAGCAGACAAGAAGCGGGTGGAGACTGCACTGGAATCCTGTGGCCTCAATTTCAACCGG AGTGAGTCCATCCGGCCTGATGAGTTTTCCTTGGAAATCTTTGAGCGGTTCCTGAACAAGCTGTGTCTGCGGCCGGACATTGACAAGATCCTGCTGGAGAT AGGTGCCAAGGGCAAGCCATACCTGACACTGGAGCAGCTCATGGACTTCATCAACCAGAAGCAACGCGACCCGAGACTCAATGAAGTGCTGTACCCGCCGCTGCGGCCCTCCCAGGCCCGACTGCTCATCGAAAAGTATGAGCCCAACCAGCAGTTTCTGGAGCGAG accAGATGTCCATGGAGGGCTTTAGCCGCTACCTGGGAGGCGAGGAGAACGGCATCCTGCCCCTGGAAGCCCTGGATCTGAGCGCCGACATGACCCAGCCGCTGAGTGCCTACTTCATCAACTCCTCGCATAACACCTATCTCACTG CTGGGCAGCTGGCCGGGACCTCGTCGGTGGAGATGTACCGCCAGGTGCTGCTGTGGGGCTGCCGCTGTGTGGAGCTGGATGTGTGGAAAGGACGGCCGCCCGAGGAGGAACCCTTCATCACCCATGGCTTCACCATGACCACGGAGGTGCCTCTGCGCGACGTGCTGGAGGCCATTGCCGAGACTGCCTTCAAGACCTCGCCCTACCCCGTCATCCTCTCCTTCGAGAACCACGTGGACTC GGCAAAGCAGCAGGCAAAGATGGCTGAGTACTGCCGCTCCATCTTTGGAGATGCGCTACTCATCGAGCCTGTGGACAAGTACCCG CTGGCCCCAGGTGttcccctgcccagcccccaggACCTGATGGGCCGTATCCTGGTGAAGAACAAGAAGCGGCACAGACCCAGCACAGGTGGCCCAGACAGCGCCGGGCGCAAGCGGCCGCTGGAGCAGAGCAATTCGGCCCTGAGCGAGAGCTCCGCTGCCACTGAGCCCTCCTCCCCGCAGCTTG GGTCGCCCAGCTCTGACAGCTGCCCAGGCCTGAGCAACGGGGAGGAGGGGGCCCTTGAGAAGCCCAGCCTGGAGCCTCGGAAGTCTTTGGGTGAGGAGGGCCTGAACCGGGGCCCCTATGCTCTTGGACCTGCTGACcgtgaggatgaggaggaagatgaggaagaggaggagcagaCAGACCCCAAAAAGCCGACCACAGATGAG GGCACGGCCAGCAGCGAGGTGAATGCCACTGAGGAGATGTCCACGCTTGTCAACTACATCGAGCCTGTCAAGTTCAAGTCCTTTGAAGCTGCTCGAA AGAGGAACAAATGCTTCGAGATGTCGTCCTTCGTGGAGACCAAGGCCATGGAGCAACTGACCAAGAGCCCCATGGAGTTTGTGGA ATACAACAAGCAGCAGCTCAGCCGCATCTACCCCAAGGGCACCCGCGTGGACTCCTCCAACTACATGCCCCAGCTCTTCTGGAACGTAGGGTGCCAGCTTGTTGCGCTCAACTTCCAGACCCTCG ATGTGGCGATGCAGCTCAATGCGGGCGTTTTTGAGTACAACGGGCGCAGCGGGTACCTGCTCAAGCCGGAGTTCATGCGGCGGCCTGACAAATCCTTCGACCCCTTCACTGAGGTCATCGTGGATGGCATCGTGGCCAATGCCTTGCGGGTCAAG GTGATCTCGGGGCAGTTCCTATCCGACAGGAAGGTGGGCATCTACGTGGAGGTGGACATGTTTGGCCTCCCTGTTGACACGCGGCGCAAGTACCGCACCCGGACCTCTCAGGGGAACTCGTTCAACCCTGTGTGGGATGAGGAGCCCTTCGACTTCCCCAAG GTGGTGCTGCCTACGTTGGCTTCACTTCGCATCGCAGCCTTTGAGGAGGGGGGTAAATTTGTAGGGCACCGGATCCTGCCTGTCTCTGCCATCCGCTCTG GGTACCACTACGTCTGCCTGCGGAATGAGGCCAACCAGCCGCTGTGCCTTCCGGCCCTGCTCATCTACACTGAAGCCTCGGACTACATTCCTGATGACCACCAGG ACTACGCGGAGGCCCTGATCAACCCCATTAAGCACGTCAGCCTGATGGACCAGAGGGCCCGGCAGCTGGCCGCCCTCATTGGGGAGAGTGAG GCTCAGGCTGGCCAAGAGATGTGCCAGGACACCCAGTCTCAGCAGCTGGGGTCTCAGCTGTCCCCAAACCCCACCCCTAGCCCACTGGATGCCTCCCCCCGCCGGCCCCCCGGCCCCACCGCCTCCCCTGCCAGCACCTCCCTCAGCAGCCCAG GGCAGCGCGACGATCTCATCGCCAGCATCCTCTCAG AGGTGGCCCCCACCCCACTGGATGAGCTCCGAGGTCACAAGGCTCTGGTCAAGCTCCAGAGCCGGCAAGAGCGAGACCTGCGGGAGCTGCGCAAGAAGCATCAGCGGAAGGCAGTCACCCTCACCCGCCGCCTGCTGGATGGCCTGGCTCAGGCACAGGCTGAGGGCAGGTGCCAGCTGCGGCCAGGTGCCCT AGGCGGGGCCGCTGATGTGGAGGACACGAAGGAGGGGGAGGACGAGGCAAAGCGgtatcaggagttccagaacagacAGGTGCAGAGCCTGTTGGAGCTGCGGGAGGCCCAGGTGGACGCAGAGGCCCAGCGGAGGCTGGAGCATCTGAGACAG GCTCTGCAGCGGCTCAGGGAGGTCGTCCTTGATGCAAACACAACTCAGTTCAAGAGGCTGAAAGAGATGAACGAGAG GGAGAAGAAGGAACTGCAGAAGATCCTGGACAGAAAGCGCCATAACAGCATCTCGGAGGCCAAGACGAGGGACAAGCATAAGAAGGAGGC GGAACTGACCGAGATTAACCGTCGGCACATCACTGAGTCAGTCAACTCCATCCGTCGG CTGGAGGAGGCCCAGAAGCAGCGGCATGACCGTCTTGTGGCTGGGCAGCAGCAGGTCCTGCAACAGCTGGCAGAAGAGGAGCCCAAG ctgctggcccagcTGGCCCAGGAGTGTCAGGAGCAGCGGGCGAGGCTCCCCCAGGAGATCCGCAGGAGCCTGCTGGGCGAGATGCCGGAGGGGCTGGGGGATGGGCTTCTGGTGGCCTGTGCCAGCAACGGTCACGCACCTGGGAGCAGCGGGCACCTGTCGGGCGCTGACTCGGAGAGCCAGGAGGAGAACACGCAGCTCTGA
- the BAD gene encoding bcl2-associated agonist of cell death, whose translation MFQIPEFEPSEQEDSSSAERGLGPSPAGDRPSDSGKHHRQAPGLLWDASHQQEQPTSSSHHGGAGAMETRSRHSSYPAGTEEDEGMEEEPSPFRGRSRSAPPNLWAAQRYGRELRRMSDEFVDSFKGLPRPKSAGTATQMRQSSSWTRVFQSWWDRNLGRGSSAPSQ comes from the exons ATGTTCCAGATCCCAGAGTTTGAGCCTAGTGAGCAGGAAGACTCCAGCTCTGCAGAGAGGGGCCTGGGCCCCAGCCCCGCGGGGGACAGGCCCTCAGACTCCGGCAAGCATCATCGCCAGGCCCCAGGCCTCCTGTGGGACGCCAGTCACCAGCAGGAGCAGCCAACCAGCAGCAGCCATCATGGAG GCGCTGGGGCTATGGAGACCCGGAGTCGCCACAGCTCCTACCCCGCGGGGACGGAGGAGGACGAAGGGATGGAGGAGGAGCCCAGCCCCTTTCGGGGCCGCTCGCGCTCCGCGCCCCCCAACCTCTGGGCAGCACAGCGTTATGGCCGCGAGCTCCGGAGGATGAGTGACGAGTTTGTGGACTCCTTTAAG GGACTTCCTCGCCCGAAGAGCGCGGGCACAGCGACGCAGATGCGGCAAAGCTCCAGCTGGACGCGAGTCTTCCAGTCCTGGTGGGATCGGAACTTGGGCAGGGGAAGCTCCGCACCCTCCCAGTGA